DNA from Orbaceae bacterium lpD01:
TTACTTATGAAACGCTTATCGCTTTTTTACAGCATTGTCGCTTTGAAAAAATCGAAGAGTTCAGTCAACGTTATCCTATTTTATATGAAAGATTTATCGCTAGTGGGTATGATAAATCTAAAATAAAAGCGCTCCAATATAAGAAAAAATATAATAAGTATAAAAAATTAGTTATATTATCTTGTGTTATTTATATATTCACATTTATTTTGTTGTTTTTAAGATAGTAGTTAATCAAACATTCATAAAAGGTATTCTGATGACTCTGGCGGTTATGCAACCCTATCTTTTCCCTTATTTGGGTTATTATCAACTTGCATATTGTAGTGATATGTTTTTATTTTATGATGATGTTAATTATATTAAAAATGGCTATATAAATAGAAATTACATTTTAACAAAAAATGGAATACAACGTTTTTCTTTACCTATAAATAGTGCGTCCAGTTTTTCTAAAATAAATAGCTTAATCTTTAATGATAATGATAAAAAAATTTTAATTGCAATCAAGCAATCTTATTCAAAGTCTCCCTATTTTTCAGATGTGTACCCCATGATTGAAGATGTATTTAAGTCAGACAACAGAAATGTTGCTCACTTAGCATCTCAGTCAATTATAAAAGTTTTTGAATATTTGAATATTGAATTTAAATATGATTATACTTCTAATCTTAATTATAATAGATCGTTATCAGCAAAAGAAAAATTATATCATTTTTGTAAAATATACAATTCAAAAATTTATGTTAATACTATTGGTGGTGAACATTTATATGATAAAAATGAATTCCATGAATATGGCATTTCACTGAAATTTATTATGCCTCCATCAATTGAATATCAGCAATTTAATAGTGATTTATTTATCCCTAATTTATCAATGATTGATTTATTGATGAATCTATCCTGTAAAGAAATAATCAAGCTATTAGGAAAGTATAATGTCAAATAAAAAAATTTTAATGATCGGCGCATCAGGTAGTCTTGGTGAAGGTATTTGTAATGAAATTTATTCTCAATATGAAATAACGGGAACTTATTTAAATAGTCAAAAAAGCTTGAAAAATATAAGTTTTTTAAAATTAGATATAACAAATCAAGCTGATTTCAGCTCACTAGAAGTTGACTTTGATTGTGTCATATTAATCGCTGGTGCTATGCCAGCAACTATGAAAGGTTATGATCCTAAAAAATATATAGATGTAAATGTTAATGGTACTTTGAATGTCTTGGAATATTGTCGCAAGAATAAAATAAAAAAATTAATTTATATTATGACTTTTTCTGATAGATACGACCATTTTTATAGTGGTGTTCCAATAAAAGCGAACGGTCCTGCATCTCTTAATTATACTGGTGATCACTCAATTTATTCTATTTCTAAGGTTGCAGCTTGTGAGTTACTTGAGCATTATCATCAAGAATATAATTTACAAACTATAATTTTTAGAATACCAACAGTCTATTGTTATGATGATAAATTTGACTACTATGTTAATGGGGAAATAAAAACAAAAGCATATATTAGAATGATAAAAAATGTGATGACAAAAAATGAAATTGAGGTATGGGGCGATATAAATAATGCGAAAGATATGCCTTATATAAAAGATTTTGCCCGTTTGATTTCTCTTGCAATTGAGCACGATTCAGCTCAGGGCATTTTTAATGCTGGCACCGGTAATCCGATAAGTTTAGATAATTTGGTCGATACAATAATTGAAGTCTTTTCGACAAAAAATAATTGTAGAAAAATATTTTTAGAAGAAAAACCTTCTCAACCCAATTTTACTTTTGATATGACTGAAACAAAAAAAGTGTTTGGTTATGAACCAAAATATAATTTAAGAAATATGCTGATTGATATTAAAAAGAATTTAAAATTTATTAAATAATATATAGATGATTAGTTATATCATTTATACCCTCAATAAATCACGTCGATAGAAGAATATTTAATTTAACTAAATTGCATATAAAAATAAAAATATTGACGATTTTGTTGGAGAGTATTTTGCTTATTGTTATGTTAAAAAATATACTATTAATGATATTACTATCAAAGTACACTTTGACACATTATTGATTTCCCCAAAAATATTGACTGATTTACCTTCAAGATTAATTCTATCTCATCGCTGACTGGCAGAATAGTGTATATCCTGCCTTGGCAAAAGATAGATTTAATCCCTTCTAACGATATTACTCTGCCACCACCGTAAAACGTTGACGAATATGCTGGGCATTTTCGGCTTCATCGATCATCGCAATCGCATAATCAGCATAGCTAATTTGGCTTTCACCTTTGTGATTGGTTAATAGCTCGTCATGGCCTATCATATAATGACCCGTTCGTTGACCATCTGCGACAAAGTTAGCGGCCGGGCTTAGATATGTCCAGTTGACATCATTACGTTTTTTTAATGCATCAAACGCCTTGCCCATACTCGATGCTAATGGTTTAAATGCATCAGGAAAATCGGGTGAATCGGCCAGACGCAGTGTATGTGCCTGATTTACATATAAACTGCCCGCTCCTCCGACGACGAGTAATCGATTGGGTTGCTCGCTTAAGAGATCAGCTAAATATTTTAAGCTGGTTTGATGTAAGGGGAGTGAATCAGGCGACCAGGTACCAAAGGCATCAATAATCACATCCTGATTTTTTAAATCATCATAAGTTAAATCAAATAGATCTTTGATGAGTGAATGTGCTTTTTTATCTATCGGCTGGGTCGCTTTACGCATCACAGCAGTGACTTCGTGTCCTCTGGCAAGTGCCTCTTTCATGATTAATTGGCCAGCTTTACCACTCGCACCAATAACGGCAATTTTCATTTGATATCTCCTCGCTATGCTCAGTTGATTTGTTTTTATCTTGGTCTATACTCAGCTTAGTACCTGCAGTTTCTATTGTAAAGTAGGTACCTAATAGTGGTATAGTTTCTATTAGGAAACTAATGGTAAATTAAAAGAGGATATCGATGTCTATATTGAATGAAAATCTTCCTGCTTGTCCGGTTGAAATGACGTTAATGCTGATGGGTGATAAATGGAAAGTGTTAATTATACGAGAGCTGCTTACCGGCACTAAGCGTTTTGGTGAACTTAAAAAATCACTCAATGGGATTTCCCAGAAGGTGTTGACACAGCATTTGCGGATGATGGAAGAGAATGGTTTGCTCAATCGTCAGGTTTATGCGCAAGTACCACCAAAGGTGGAGTATTCATTAACTGACGTTGGCCACAGCTTAAAACAGGTTCATGATGCGATGTGGCAATGGGGAGAAGCGTACAAGAAGCAGGTTGAAATCTGATCATCAATAAGTATTTTTAGTTTCCTCTTCGCTTGTTTTAAAAATAGTACCTAACATCGATAATTGATTGGTTCCTACTTACAATCGATATCAATGCTATTTATCATCTATCAAGATCATCTTGTAAAAATATAGCATAGACGTATATTGAATTGCCACAAGCGTGATATTTTCCGGTGTTAATTTACTTATTTTGGGTTGTTTTTTTTACATGCTTGCAAGATAATAATTTGGACTTTAATTGGATTTTTTTAAGTCTATAGCGGTTTTGATTGTTTTATCTGTCGTACTTTGACGAGCACAAGATAAGTCATTTATAACCGATATGACCAATTTAAAGTAAATATAATTTTAATGATAAGGAAAATAAAATGAAATTAACTTCTTTAGCAACCGTGGTAGCACTAGCCGCAGTTTCAGCTTCAGCATTTGCTGCTGATACTGGTTTTTATGTCGGCGGTAAACTGGGGGCAAGTTTGATGGAATCAAGAGCGGCACATGTTGATTCTTCATTTGCAGTAGGTGAGCCTGAAAATCTTTCCATAAAAAATAAAACCAAAACAACGTTCAATGTTGGTGCCAGTGTTGGTTATGATTTTAACGTTTTATATCAAGTACCGGTAAGAAGTGAGTTGGATTATACCTACCGCTCTGATGCCAAAATTAAAACCGCATTTTTAGACTCTGAAGATGGGGCTTATGATAGCCATTTTAAAATTAAAAACTCAACTTTAATGGTGAATAACTATTACGATTTCTATAATAGTTCTGATTTTACCCCTTATGTCGGTATTGGCTTGGGTATGAGTTTTAATAAGTATAAATTTAATGAAGCGGACGATTCATTCTCTAAAAATAAATTTGCCTGGGCTGGTATGGCGGGTGTGAGTTACAAAATTGACGATAACCTAACTGCGAATGTTGAATATCGTTATTTGGATAGTGGTAAAATTAAATATACCGAGAGTGATGGTAAAAATTATACAGATAATTTCTCGGCTAAATTACGTAGTCATGATTTAAGTGTGGGTCTTCGTTACACATTCTAATACTGCGTGATATCACGTTGAGTGCAATTTAATTTGTATCTCTCAATGCTGAGCATGTCATTAATGAAAGTAAATATTAGAGAATTGTTGAAAATTTTCTGAAGATAAGACCAATAACAAACCAGCGCAAGCTGGTTTTTTTATGGTTAAATATCACTATCCAACCGTTTTTACTATTCAACTCAGCTGTCTCCATATTGGATGCTATCGATACGGATTTTTTACGCGATGATTTTTCATTAAATTTAATTTCGATGTTATTTTCATCGATTGAATGGATATCTGCTGTGATTTTCAGCAAAAAATAGGTATTCATACCAATAGTGCGCTTTTAATTGACAACCTAATGACCATTTATTACATTACAGGCGGGTTTTTTAAGGCACTTTACTGGATTTGCTTGGCATTATTGGCGCTTTGACGTTGGCTAAAAATGTCAGCGACGATTTTTATGACTTGCTCAGCCAACTCATTGCGTTATCAGTCAAATAACATACATCATTATCATCATCTAACCACCCATCGAATAACCCGCGTGCCACGACAACAGCCATAGGTATAAAAAAATATATGACACAAATTATCGACATTGATATCTACAACACTTTAGTCTGTACCTGTTTGGTGCTCTTATTTGGACGCGTGCTGGTTAATCGTATTAGTCTGTTTCAACAATTTACTTTACCTGCACCGGTGGTCGGCGGCATTTTAGTTGCGGTTATCTTGCTCTTTGTGAAGCTCTATCTGAATATACAGATTAATTTTAATGGCGATATGACTTCACCGCTTATGCTGATGTTCTTTGCGAGTATCGGTCTGAATGCCAATGTTCGGCAATTAATGCTTGGTGGCCGCATGATAGTGCTATTTTTAATCGTGGTCATCGGCTTACTGTTTCTACAAAATATTTTAGGCATTGGACTGGCGACCCTGCTTGGCGAAGATCCGCTGCTTGGGTTACTCGTTGGTTCAATTACGTTATCTGGTGGGCATGGCACTGGCGCTGCCTGGGGCGAAATCTTTGCTAATCAATATCATTATGCGTCAGCACTTGAGGTTGCGATGGCTTGTGCAACACTGAGCTTAATTTTAGGCGGCTTAATTGGTGGACCGATTGCGCGTTTTTTAGTGGAGCGCCGTCAGCCATCAACCGAATCTGATCCATTAGCCAGCGCTGATAATTTAACCGCCTTTGAAGAGCCGAAAGTGAGACGAGCTATCAGTGCTTATGCGGTAATCGAAACCATCGCTATGCTCTCTATCTGCTTGAGCTTAGGTAATTATATCGCTGGATTCTTGAAAGGATCGATATTTGAGTTACCCTCCTTTGTGTGTGTCCTGTTTGTTGGCGTGGTACTCAATAACGTGATCGCCTTTATTCCCGGTTATAATCTCTTTGAGCGGGCGGTATCGGTGGTGGGTAATGTCTGCTTATCGCTATTTTTAACCATCGCTTTAATGAGTTTAAAATTATGGGAGCTGACCAACTTAGCTTTACCGATGGTAGTGATTTTAACTGTGCAAACAGTCGTGATGGCGCTTTATGCGATTTTTGTCACTTATCGTGTGATGGGCCGTGATTACAATGCCGCGGTATTAGTCGCTGGCCATTGTGGTTTTGGACTGGGTGCAACGCCGACGGCTATTGCGAATATGCAGGCGGTGACCGACCGTTATGGACCGGCGCCGGTTGCCTTTATTGTTGTGCCAATGGTTGGAGCCTTCTTTATTGATCTGGTCAATGCCGTTGTGATTAAAGGTTTTTTATGGCTGCCGATTTTTAACTAACTCATTATTTAGCTACAAAAAACGCGTTTTTAAGCAATTTTTGTTATTTGAGATAACGATGGATGATTTTAATCGTGGTGACTGGGTGTTGCCTATTGATTGTGATTTTGCCAGCAGACTATGCTGTTTTTCGAGAATAGTCTTTATGACTTGAATGAGTATCAGTGAACAACGGTTTGATATTACTTTAGTATCATTGTTGTGCTAATTGGATACTTTAGTTGGCTTAATATTATCATGATGCAGTCAATTAATTCGCTTATGATGATACTAAATTACTTTTTTCCTTGAAATAACGGCTTTTAAACAAAAAAACTGTACTTTAGTGATGGTGTGGCGCTATCTTCTGCATGCGTCCCACTAAAAGTAAGATATGCTAGATTAAATAGAGCTTACTGTTATTTCGCACATTTAGCTAGGCCGTTTTTAGTAGACCATCTGGTTATCAGCAATAAATTGATCTATGATTAAAGATTAAATAAATAGCCTAAAGTACTTGATCCTTTTTCTCTGGAAATAAAACTAAGCGGCGCTTAGATCGTGATCGATTGATATGTTGACTTATTTCTCTGGCAAAATCGTTATGTATGGGTACGTTTATTTGATAACCAGTGTGATAAGGGTATACTAAATACAGCTTGGTAGCGCTTTACGCCATGAATTTCCTTCTCTATCATCCAGTATTCATTGATTTAATCATAAAAAGGCTTTGTTATGTCCGTTGATACAACCAATACACATGAACCTTTCGGTACGCTACTCGGTTATGCGCCTGGTGGTGTGGCCATTTATTCCTCTGACTATGCATCGGCATGTGCAGACGATTATCCGGATGATGCTTCATTTCGTAGTTATGTGGGTCATGAGTATATGGGGTATAAGTGGCAATGCGTTGAATTTGCCAGACGTTTCTTGTATCTCAACTATGGTATGGTTTTTACCGATGTCGGTATGGCTCACGAAATTTTTTCACTACGTTTTTTACGTCAAATTGCGAATGAAGTATTATTACCGCTACAAGCCTATAATAATGGTAGTAAAAAAATGCCTTCTGCTGGCGCGTTACTTATTTGGCAGGACGGGGGTTTCTTTAAACGAACGGGCCATGTAGCCATTATCACCGAAGTTTTAGATGACCGGGTACGTATTGCTGAGCAAAATGTCATTCATCGCCGTTTGCCGGTGGGTCAACAATGGAGCCGTGAGTTGCCGATGCGGGTTGCCGATGATGGCTATTATCTACAAGATACTTTTGATGATACGACTATTTTGGGGTGGATGATTCAGACCGAAGACACGACTTACAGCTTACCTCAGCCGGTAACACCGCCTGAATATATGACGATTGAGAGCCGATGCGTCCCCGATCATGGTCAGCTTGCCGATACTTGGCTTAATGAACAAAATCCGATTGAGCTGGCTTATATTAATGCGAACGGACATGCACTTAATCATGATGATCCCTATCGTTATTTCACGATCGCTGACAGTGCTGAACAAGAACTTATACGGGCCACCAATGAGTTGCATTTAATGTATTTACATGCGACGAATAAGGTCTTACAGGATGATAATCTCTTACGGAAATTCAATATTCCAGAGATTCTTTGGCCGCGGATGAGATTATCTTGGCGTTCTCGTCGTTATCAAACGATTACTGGCCGCTTAGATTTTTGTATGGACGAGCGAGGTTTAAAAGCGTATGAATATAATGCCGATTCCGCCTCATGTCACACCGAAACCGGCATCATTATCGAAAAGTGGGCGCAGCAAGTCGGG
Protein-coding regions in this window:
- a CDS encoding porin family protein, whose translation is MKLTSLATVVALAAVSASAFAADTGFYVGGKLGASLMESRAAHVDSSFAVGEPENLSIKNKTKTTFNVGASVGYDFNVLYQVPVRSELDYTYRSDAKIKTAFLDSEDGAYDSHFKIKNSTLMVNNYYDFYNSSDFTPYVGIGLGMSFNKYKFNEADDSFSKNKFAWAGMAGVSYKIDDNLTANVEYRYLDSGKIKYTESDGKNYTDNFSAKLRSHDLSVGLRYTF
- the gss gene encoding bifunctional glutathionylspermidine amidase/synthase, whose product is MSVDTTNTHEPFGTLLGYAPGGVAIYSSDYASACADDYPDDASFRSYVGHEYMGYKWQCVEFARRFLYLNYGMVFTDVGMAHEIFSLRFLRQIANEVLLPLQAYNNGSKKMPSAGALLIWQDGGFFKRTGHVAIITEVLDDRVRIAEQNVIHRRLPVGQQWSRELPMRVADDGYYLQDTFDDTTILGWMIQTEDTTYSLPQPVTPPEYMTIESRCVPDHGQLADTWLNEQNPIELAYINANGHALNHDDPYRYFTIADSAEQELIRATNELHLMYLHATNKVLQDDNLLRKFNIPEILWPRMRLSWRSRRYQTITGRLDFCMDERGLKAYEYNADSASCHTETGIIIEKWAQQVGIIEGVNAGKMLLNALIDTWKHSDAKPFVHIMQDNDAEENYHALFMQKALNQAGFETKILHGLDDLYWDKQGQLVDADHRLVNCVWKTWAWETVLEQLREESEARISAPPIRTGHPENKVRLIDVLLRPEINVFEPLWTVIPSNKAILPVLWSLFPNHRYLLEASFELNPELVSHGYAVKPIAGRRGLNIELVSNNEQVLDKTVGQFDRQENIYQQLWCLPKVADRYVQLCTFTVGGHYGGTCLRSDRNLVIKGESDMQPLFVLDDQAFIQQ
- a CDS encoding helix-turn-helix domain-containing protein, with amino-acid sequence MSILNENLPACPVEMTLMLMGDKWKVLIIRELLTGTKRFGELKKSLNGISQKVLTQHLRMMEENGLLNRQVYAQVPPKVEYSLTDVGHSLKQVHDAMWQWGEAYKKQVEI
- a CDS encoding NAD(P)-dependent oxidoreductase → MSNKKILMIGASGSLGEGICNEIYSQYEITGTYLNSQKSLKNISFLKLDITNQADFSSLEVDFDCVILIAGAMPATMKGYDPKKYIDVNVNGTLNVLEYCRKNKIKKLIYIMTFSDRYDHFYSGVPIKANGPASLNYTGDHSIYSISKVAACELLEHYHQEYNLQTIIFRIPTVYCYDDKFDYYVNGEIKTKAYIRMIKNVMTKNEIEVWGDINNAKDMPYIKDFARLISLAIEHDSAQGIFNAGTGNPISLDNLVDTIIEVFSTKNNCRKIFLEEKPSQPNFTFDMTETKKVFGYEPKYNLRNMLIDIKKNLKFIK
- the gltS gene encoding sodium/glutamate symporter, yielding MTQIIDIDIYNTLVCTCLVLLFGRVLVNRISLFQQFTLPAPVVGGILVAVILLFVKLYLNIQINFNGDMTSPLMLMFFASIGLNANVRQLMLGGRMIVLFLIVVIGLLFLQNILGIGLATLLGEDPLLGLLVGSITLSGGHGTGAAWGEIFANQYHYASALEVAMACATLSLILGGLIGGPIARFLVERRQPSTESDPLASADNLTAFEEPKVRRAISAYAVIETIAMLSICLSLGNYIAGFLKGSIFELPSFVCVLFVGVVLNNVIAFIPGYNLFERAVSVVGNVCLSLFLTIALMSLKLWELTNLALPMVVILTVQTVVMALYAIFVTYRVMGRDYNAAVLVAGHCGFGLGATPTAIANMQAVTDRYGPAPVAFIVVPMVGAFFIDLVNAVVIKGFLWLPIFN
- a CDS encoding WbqC family protein — its product is MTLAVMQPYLFPYLGYYQLAYCSDMFLFYDDVNYIKNGYINRNYILTKNGIQRFSLPINSASSFSKINSLIFNDNDKKILIAIKQSYSKSPYFSDVYPMIEDVFKSDNRNVAHLASQSIIKVFEYLNIEFKYDYTSNLNYNRSLSAKEKLYHFCKIYNSKIYVNTIGGEHLYDKNEFHEYGISLKFIMPPSIEYQQFNSDLFIPNLSMIDLLMNLSCKEIIKLLGKYNVK
- a CDS encoding NAD(P)-dependent oxidoreductase, encoding MKIAVIGASGKAGQLIMKEALARGHEVTAVMRKATQPIDKKAHSLIKDLFDLTYDDLKNQDVIIDAFGTWSPDSLPLHQTSLKYLADLLSEQPNRLLVVGGAGSLYVNQAHTLRLADSPDFPDAFKPLASSMGKAFDALKKRNDVNWTYLSPAANFVADGQRTGHYMIGHDELLTNHKGESQISYADYAIAMIDEAENAQHIRQRFTVVAE